From Sulfurovum zhangzhouensis, one genomic window encodes:
- the serB gene encoding phosphoserine phosphatase SerB: MSKLAVFDFDSTLMDGETIDFLAAPLGLEVQVASITERAMAGELDFYKSLRARVALLEGLEEEKVNAICNDLPMMPGAAEVVAGLKERGYTVVCFSGGFRNATKPACERLGINADFSNFLHAENGVLTGEVGGEMMYSNAKGDMIVRMQGLLGIGRENTLVVGDGANDLSMFAHADTRVAFCAKPVLKEAATHCVDTKDLREILKVVDAI, translated from the coding sequence ATGTCTAAACTGGCAGTATTTGACTTTGATTCGACTTTGATGGATGGTGAGACCATCGACTTTTTGGCTGCACCTTTAGGATTGGAAGTGCAGGTAGCTTCGATCACTGAACGTGCAATGGCAGGAGAATTGGATTTCTATAAATCCCTTAGAGCAAGGGTAGCACTGCTTGAAGGTTTGGAAGAGGAAAAAGTGAATGCAATTTGTAATGACCTTCCTATGATGCCAGGAGCAGCCGAAGTAGTAGCAGGACTAAAAGAGCGTGGATATACTGTAGTTTGTTTCTCAGGCGGTTTTAGAAATGCGACGAAGCCTGCATGTGAAAGACTGGGGATCAATGCAGATTTTTCTAACTTCTTGCATGCTGAAAATGGAGTCTTGACAGGAGAAGTCGGTGGAGAGATGATGTACTCAAATGCTAAAGGTGATATGATCGTTCGTATGCAGGGACTACTTGGTATAGGACGTGAAAATACTTTGGTAGTGGGTGATGGAGCCAATGACCTGAGTATGTTCGCTCATGCTGATACCCGTGTGGCATTTTGTGCCAAGCCTGTACTCAAAGAGGCAGCAACACATTGTGTAGACACAAAAGATCTTAGAGAGATCCTCAAAGTAGTAGACGCTATCTAA
- a CDS encoding methylenetetrahydrofolate reductase produces the protein MFETFCENLCSSQPFITVEVNPPHGASLDPIIEEIKKSNLADKVSGFSCTDNPLAKLKMSGVLSAIKLQQTFGKPVIATMSMRDKNKLSLQSSLLGANDFDLRCILALTGDPAKLSDQPEVKGVVERDSTLLLSIIYHLNKGVDYSNKPLNPAPKPIYPFAVSNSYAKDMKRLQKKIVKKLDYGARAIITQPVYDLENAKELLELFEEAKAMSIRDTAKEAQLILGQFPLVAARTANFIDDKVPGISVPKDIIDEMNLAAMDGPEKEKEVGFALSKRIFDEMMKLHGKVHLMTHNRFDLCSELIG, from the coding sequence ATGTTTGAAACTTTCTGTGAAAACCTTTGTAGCAGTCAACCATTTATCACTGTAGAAGTTAACCCTCCACATGGTGCTTCACTTGATCCCATTATCGAAGAGATCAAAAAAAGTAACCTTGCCGATAAAGTATCGGGTTTTTCATGTACGGATAACCCCCTTGCAAAACTAAAAATGTCAGGCGTTCTCTCTGCGATAAAACTTCAACAGACATTCGGTAAACCGGTGATCGCAACAATGAGTATGAGGGATAAGAACAAGCTCTCACTACAATCATCTTTGCTAGGGGCAAACGATTTTGATCTTAGATGTATACTAGCTCTTACCGGTGACCCGGCAAAACTTTCAGACCAACCTGAAGTAAAGGGTGTTGTGGAGCGTGACTCTACCCTGCTTTTAAGCATCATCTATCACCTGAACAAAGGTGTGGATTACTCTAACAAACCGCTCAACCCTGCACCAAAACCGATCTATCCTTTTGCAGTGAGCAACTCGTATGCCAAAGATATGAAAAGACTTCAAAAAAAGATCGTTAAAAAACTTGACTATGGGGCAAGAGCGATCATCACGCAGCCGGTCTACGACCTTGAAAATGCCAAAGAACTTCTGGAGCTTTTTGAAGAGGCAAAAGCAATGAGTATACGTGATACGGCAAAGGAAGCACAACTGATCCTTGGACAGTTCCCTCTGGTAGCTGCACGTACGGCAAACTTCATTGATGATAAAGTACCGGGGATCAGCGTACCAAAAGATATCATCGATGAGATGAACCTAGCTGCGATGGATGGACCTGAAAAAGAAAAAGAAGTAGGCTTTGCCCTCTCCAAACGAATTTTCGATGAGATGATGAAGCTACATGGCAAAGTGCATTTGATGACACACAACCGCTTTGATCTTTGTTCAGAGTTAATTGGATAA
- a CDS encoding DsrE family protein: protein MIKKYLFSFIFLTCVIFAQDTAKWITPEISGYGKITYDPNLALIPKTDKDYKVIFKITNANEKEGVNSQLWHIARLVNLLSISGVKKKNIHIVAVISGDATPVVLNDIAYKKIYKKSNPNIHLINSLKDAGVELYVCSQAASERHFDFHQDINEKITVSLSALTTLIYFQQLEYILIQ, encoded by the coding sequence ATGATCAAAAAATATCTCTTTAGCTTCATTTTTCTAACCTGTGTGATCTTCGCGCAAGATACAGCAAAATGGATCACTCCTGAGATTAGTGGATATGGGAAAATTACCTATGATCCTAATCTGGCGTTGATACCAAAAACAGATAAAGATTATAAAGTGATATTTAAAATTACCAATGCCAATGAAAAGGAAGGAGTAAATTCACAGTTATGGCACATTGCTAGACTAGTAAATTTACTCAGTATTTCTGGTGTCAAAAAGAAAAACATCCACATAGTTGCCGTCATATCAGGAGATGCCACACCGGTGGTTTTAAATGATATCGCATATAAAAAAATTTATAAAAAATCTAATCCAAATATTCATCTAATTAATTCATTAAAAGATGCTGGCGTCGAACTTTACGTCTGTTCCCAAGCTGCATCAGAACGCCATTTCGATTTTCATCAGGATATCAATGAAAAAATTACTGTTAGTCTGTCTGCATTAACAACACTTATCTATTTTCAACAGCTTGAGTACATTCTTATTCAATAA
- a CDS encoding DUF3817 domain-containing protein, translating into MSELMKFKLVNKIEGISFIILIFIAMPLKYSFGYPIATKIVGMAHGLLVFAFIYQIIEAKKEAGFTMKETALYSILSLIPFGSFYTDRLLAKKIEDSKVKA; encoded by the coding sequence ATGTCTGAATTAATGAAGTTTAAACTCGTCAATAAGATCGAGGGTATCTCATTTATCATCCTTATCTTTATCGCTATGCCGCTCAAATACAGCTTTGGATACCCAATTGCCACTAAGATCGTAGGGATGGCGCATGGTCTGCTTGTATTTGCATTTATCTACCAGATCATCGAAGCGAAAAAAGAAGCCGGATTTACTATGAAAGAGACAGCACTCTACTCTATCCTTTCACTGATCCCGTTCGGGTCATTCTATACAGACAGACTGCTTGCTAAGAAAATAGAAGACTCCAAGGTTAAAGCGTAA
- a CDS encoding YqaA family protein: MVYFTLFFIAFASATLLPMGSEALLVYDISEGYIVWLLWLVASVGNTLGSLVNYWLGLKGEAYLEKKGYLSKEKMQRASRSFGKYGGWTLLLSWVPIIGDPLTFIAGVMRYEFKWFVVIVAVAKATRYAVLALMVTL, encoded by the coding sequence ATGGTTTACTTCACACTCTTTTTTATCGCTTTTGCCTCAGCTACACTTTTGCCTATGGGTAGTGAAGCACTTCTTGTTTATGACATCTCTGAAGGTTACATTGTATGGTTGTTATGGTTAGTAGCGTCAGTAGGAAATACTCTGGGTTCTTTAGTCAACTACTGGCTGGGGCTCAAAGGTGAAGCCTATCTTGAGAAAAAAGGTTATCTGAGCAAAGAAAAAATGCAAAGAGCAAGTAGGTCATTTGGTAAATATGGCGGTTGGACACTTTTACTTTCCTGGGTACCGATCATCGGAGATCCATTGACCTTTATTGCGGGTGTAATGAGATATGAGTTTAAGTGGTTTGTAGTGATCGTAGCGGTAGCCAAAGCTACACGTTACGCTGTTCTTGCCTTGATGGTTACGCTTTAA
- a CDS encoding UDP-2,3-diacylglucosamine diphosphatase: MGNKEIKENAIFIADSHYPHHGDTFFKLLQKIAAKEIQPPQVFLMGDNFDLLFGYNDYIQTFSYEAIELLQILSKEIEFIYLEGNHDFCLKYLFPNMKVYSRDEQPIYYELNGQRVALSHGDKYVTGFGYDFYCKVLRNKTTLTILKPLQKFIINHRMDKLATKEICFNFIGFEKRVEQILEHYSDAELVIEGHFHQSKTIGKYISLPSLACQGQIGMLEEGKIVFKTL, from the coding sequence GTGGGAAATAAAGAAATTAAAGAAAATGCCATCTTTATCGCCGATTCTCACTATCCTCATCATGGGGATACATTTTTCAAACTTCTTCAAAAAATAGCAGCTAAAGAGATACAACCCCCTCAGGTTTTTTTAATGGGTGACAACTTCGATCTTCTTTTTGGCTATAACGATTACATTCAAACATTTTCTTATGAAGCGATAGAATTACTACAGATACTCTCAAAAGAGATAGAATTCATCTATCTGGAGGGTAATCATGATTTCTGTCTCAAATATCTTTTTCCTAATATGAAGGTATATAGTAGAGATGAACAACCTATCTACTATGAACTTAACGGACAAAGGGTTGCTCTTTCCCATGGGGATAAATATGTGACGGGATTCGGTTATGACTTCTACTGTAAAGTATTGCGCAATAAAACTACACTCACTATCCTCAAACCTTTGCAAAAGTTTATTATCAACCATCGTATGGATAAACTTGCCACAAAAGAGATATGTTTTAACTTTATCGGTTTTGAGAAACGGGTAGAGCAGATACTGGAACATTACAGTGATGCAGAGTTAGTAATAGAAGGGCATTTTCACCAATCTAAAACGATAGGAAAGTATATCTCTCTTCCTTCACTTGCATGCCAAGGACAGATCGGTATGCTAGAAGAGGGTAAAATAGTATTTAAAACACTCTAA
- the argC gene encoding N-acetyl-gamma-glutamyl-phosphate reductase yields the protein MIKVGVVGASGYTGLELVKMLVSHPKFELSYLATTTGDTMIEALHPSLEGVISLNVDKASAEGVAEHCDLVFLALPHKASMGFAKEVLKKGVKVVDLSADYRLELDTYEANYCEHEDKEHLDSSVYALIEYYREELKSTNLAAGPGCYPTATLLGILPFIPYLDTNVPLFVDAKSGVSGAGKKLSDTTHFVTINDNIFAYNPLKHRHAPEIAEKIEKVHGAKMQVNFVPHLIPATRGELISCYAVLKEDIDPLEVLTKHYKNDPFIRVRENPVDIKSTAGTHFCDIYAQKNGNALFVNSAIDNLLRGASSQALAAANLMCGLPEEMGIPTIAYMP from the coding sequence ATGATTAAAGTAGGCGTTGTAGGAGCAAGCGGATATACGGGACTTGAACTGGTGAAAATGTTAGTCAGTCATCCTAAATTCGAGCTAAGCTACCTGGCAACTACAACGGGTGACACAATGATAGAGGCACTTCACCCGTCACTTGAAGGAGTGATATCACTTAATGTAGACAAGGCTTCAGCAGAAGGTGTAGCTGAGCATTGTGACCTTGTGTTTCTTGCACTGCCTCACAAAGCATCCATGGGATTTGCCAAAGAGGTATTGAAAAAAGGTGTCAAAGTCGTTGATCTTTCAGCAGACTACCGTCTTGAACTGGATACGTACGAAGCCAACTACTGTGAGCATGAAGATAAGGAACATTTAGATAGCTCTGTGTATGCATTGATCGAGTACTACCGTGAAGAGCTAAAGTCAACTAACCTTGCTGCAGGACCGGGGTGTTACCCTACGGCTACACTGCTTGGTATCTTGCCGTTCATTCCGTACCTGGATACCAATGTACCACTTTTTGTAGATGCAAAGTCCGGTGTCAGCGGCGCAGGAAAGAAGCTTAGTGATACGACCCATTTTGTAACGATCAATGACAACATCTTTGCGTATAATCCGCTGAAACATCGTCATGCACCTGAGATCGCCGAGAAGATAGAGAAGGTACACGGTGCTAAGATGCAGGTTAATTTTGTACCGCATCTTATCCCTGCTACCCGTGGTGAATTGATATCATGTTATGCCGTTCTAAAAGAGGATATAGATCCTCTGGAAGTGTTAACAAAGCACTACAAGAACGATCCGTTTATCCGTGTCAGAGAGAATCCTGTAGATATAAAGAGTACAGCAGGGACACATTTTTGTGATATCTATGCACAGAAAAACGGTAATGCCCTTTTTGTGAACTCTGCGATCGACAACCTTTTACGTGGAGCAAGTTCACAAGCACTAGCAGCGGCAAACCTGATGTGTGGTCTTCCTGAAGAGATGGGAATTCCTACCATTGCTTATATGCCGTAA
- the greA gene encoding transcription elongation factor GreA, with protein MQKEPMLEVTFKKLSQELEHLKTVERGAIAKVIDEARELGDLKENAEYHAAKERQGLMEARITELQDVVGRAQVVDPSKLPHARVSFGSTVVLTDHDTDEEIKYTIVGAYESNPAKKLISIQSPMARAMIGKEEGEEIEVSLPSGDKTYDIEEIFYEEIKLG; from the coding sequence GTGCAAAAAGAGCCGATGCTGGAAGTAACATTTAAAAAACTATCACAAGAACTTGAACATCTCAAAACTGTCGAAAGAGGAGCGATCGCCAAGGTGATCGATGAGGCTAGAGAGCTGGGAGACCTAAAAGAGAATGCAGAATACCATGCAGCTAAAGAGCGGCAAGGTTTGATGGAAGCGCGTATCACTGAATTGCAAGATGTAGTAGGCCGTGCACAGGTAGTCGATCCATCAAAACTTCCTCATGCAAGAGTGAGCTTCGGATCAACCGTAGTATTGACTGATCATGATACTGATGAAGAGATAAAATACACTATCGTAGGTGCCTATGAATCAAATCCAGCTAAAAAACTCATTTCTATTCAGTCACCAATGGCACGTGCAATGATAGGAAAAGAAGAGGGCGAAGAGATTGAAGTTAGTCTTCCAAGCGGAGATAAAACATACGATATCGAAGAGATATTCTACGAAGAGATTAAACTAGGCTAA
- the surE gene encoding 5'/3'-nucleotidase SurE: MKHILVTNDDGFESKGLHALIEALKPIARVTVVAPTMEKSACGHSLTLTRPLRFIELDDDFFKLDDGTPTDCVFLSLNKLFEEDYKPDLVISGINKGANMGEDITYSGTASAAMEAVLQGIPAIAISQVCIDKCQNIDDMGYDLAQQSIASLVKRIFEGEFPLPERKFLNVNIPPIKAEECLGFKVTRAGKRAYGNDAHVHWNPRGHEYYWIGLPRLDWHITEGHITDFEAVRQNYVSVTPVHLDMTSHDDIAVLEEWL, translated from the coding sequence ATGAAACATATACTAGTTACCAACGATGACGGTTTTGAATCTAAAGGTCTTCATGCTCTGATAGAAGCACTCAAACCGATTGCACGGGTTACGGTCGTAGCACCTACGATGGAAAAGTCAGCATGCGGACACTCACTGACCCTCACCAGACCTCTGCGTTTTATAGAACTGGATGATGACTTTTTCAAGCTAGATGACGGTACACCTACAGACTGTGTTTTCCTCTCATTGAATAAACTCTTTGAGGAGGACTATAAACCTGATCTGGTTATTTCCGGGATAAATAAAGGCGCAAATATGGGTGAAGATATCACCTACTCAGGGACAGCATCGGCTGCAATGGAAGCAGTGCTGCAAGGTATCCCTGCAATCGCCATCTCGCAAGTATGTATCGATAAATGTCAAAATATCGACGACATGGGGTATGATCTGGCTCAGCAGAGTATAGCGTCATTGGTAAAGCGTATCTTTGAAGGAGAGTTTCCTCTGCCTGAGAGAAAGTTTCTTAATGTCAATATCCCTCCGATCAAAGCAGAAGAGTGTCTGGGCTTCAAAGTAACCCGAGCAGGGAAACGGGCATATGGGAATGATGCCCATGTACACTGGAATCCACGAGGTCATGAGTATTACTGGATCGGACTGCCTAGACTTGACTGGCACATTACAGAAGGTCATATCACAGATTTTGAAGCGGTCAGACAAAACTATGTCTCAGTTACCCCGGTACATCTTGATATGACAAGTCATGATGATATTGCAGTTTTGGAGGAATGGCTATGA
- a CDS encoding tRNA threonylcarbamoyladenosine dehydratase, translated as MRYERCRMLFGEENFEKIQKAKILILGVGGVGSYALDCLFRSGVQDITILDYDRYDPSNQNRQIGSEAIGMLKTERLAELYPGIKTITQKMDMAWVEAFDFEPYDLVIDAADTTKVKIEVAKKCYKKLIMSVGSAKRFDTSKIEVSTIWKTHGDALARKIRNELKKAKFNRNFTVVYSPEEDKCKVKGSCVAVTGAFGLTVCSEAIKKILL; from the coding sequence ATGAGATACGAACGATGTCGTATGCTTTTTGGTGAAGAAAATTTTGAAAAAATTCAAAAAGCCAAGATCCTTATACTAGGTGTCGGAGGTGTCGGATCTTATGCACTAGATTGCCTTTTCCGTTCAGGAGTGCAAGATATCACGATACTGGATTATGATCGCTATGATCCAAGTAACCAGAATAGACAGATAGGTTCAGAAGCGATCGGGATGCTAAAAACAGAACGACTGGCAGAACTCTATCCGGGTATCAAAACTATCACGCAAAAGATGGATATGGCATGGGTTGAAGCATTTGACTTTGAACCTTACGATCTTGTGATTGACGCAGCTGATACGACTAAAGTGAAGATAGAAGTGGCAAAAAAGTGCTACAAGAAACTGATCATGTCAGTAGGTTCAGCTAAGCGTTTTGATACATCTAAAATAGAGGTGTCCACTATCTGGAAAACACACGGTGATGCTCTGGCGAGAAAGATACGTAACGAGCTTAAAAAAGCAAAGTTCAATAGAAACTTTACAGTAGTCTATTCTCCTGAAGAGGACAAATGCAAAGTTAAAGGTTCATGTGTCGCAGTGACTGGAGCCTTTGGTCTAACTGTCTGTTCTGAAGCAATTAAAAAGATCCTCCTATAG
- a CDS encoding YhcH/YjgK/YiaL family protein: MIIDHLSNHHLYPLGSAWNKAFEFLASLTSETEEGKYAIEGEDIFAIVMSYTTTIPENSLLESHQNYVDIQTVLDGAERFECAHINDLSITVPYDSTKDLILYEHTTPRPFSADITPGTFIMLYPHDAHMAALMIYDAPKEIKKVVVKIKTELLNLKV; encoded by the coding sequence ATGATTATAGACCATCTATCAAATCATCATCTTTATCCCCTCGGTAGTGCATGGAACAAGGCATTTGAATTTCTGGCTTCACTGACATCAGAAACGGAGGAAGGGAAATATGCCATAGAAGGGGAGGATATCTTTGCGATCGTGATGAGTTATACGACCACGATTCCAGAGAATTCGCTACTTGAATCACACCAGAACTATGTTGATATACAAACCGTATTGGATGGAGCAGAACGGTTTGAATGTGCCCATATCAATGATCTTAGCATTACAGTCCCCTATGACTCAACAAAAGATCTCATTTTATACGAACATACTACACCGAGACCATTCAGCGCAGATATCACTCCGGGTACCTTTATCATGCTTTATCCGCACGATGCACATATGGCGGCACTCATGATATACGATGCTCCGAAAGAGATTAAAAAAGTGGTTGTGAAAATAAAAACAGAACTTCTGAATTTGAAAGTATAG
- the mscL gene encoding large conductance mechanosensitive channel protein MscL, giving the protein MLEEFKKFLIKGNMVDMAVGFIFGAAFATLVKSLVTNVIMPPIGLLMGRVDFSQLFIALDGKEYATLEALDKAGAPAIKFGIFINDTISFLILGTVMFMLVKGYNKLREEEEKAPAAPTTKVCSECAMDIPIAAKKCGYCGNTAV; this is encoded by the coding sequence ATTTTAGAAGAGTTTAAAAAGTTTTTGATCAAAGGAAACATGGTTGATATGGCAGTGGGCTTTATCTTTGGTGCGGCATTTGCAACACTTGTTAAATCTCTTGTAACAAACGTGATCATGCCTCCAATAGGTCTATTGATGGGAAGAGTGGATTTCTCTCAGCTTTTTATCGCGTTGGATGGAAAAGAGTATGCAACACTGGAAGCTCTTGACAAAGCGGGTGCTCCTGCGATTAAATTTGGAATATTTATCAACGATACGATCTCGTTTTTGATCCTCGGTACGGTAATGTTTATGTTAGTTAAAGGGTACAATAAGCTTCGCGAAGAAGAAGAAAAAGCACCTGCAGCACCAACCACAAAAGTGTGTAGTGAGTGTGCGATGGATATCCCGATTGCTGCAAAAAAATGTGGATATTGCGGCAATACTGCCGTCTAA
- the nhaA gene encoding Na+/H+ antiporter NhaA, which produces MYRETLLSFIRKESSAGIILIFTTIAALLLQNGPLSGYYTGFLHTHVEIRFGDLQIAKPLLLWVNDGLMAIFFFMIGLEVKREVMEGHLSSIRQVTLPAIAAVGGMIAPALVFLLFNSGNEFAMNGWAIPTATDIAFALGILSLLGPRIPVSLKIFLMALAIIDDLGAIIIIALFYTTDLSTISIIIASIALATLFAFNRLNVAKQSLYIVVGIVLWVSVLKSGVHATLAGVALAFMIPLESKNENGQTFSMLKKMEHGLHYWVAFFILPLFAFVNAGVDLRGISPEQIAGPVPLGIMLGLFIGKQLGVFGFSWIAIKLGLASRPTGATWKQLYGVAILTGIGFTMSLFVDTLAYNDTDLYRYADKLAILLGSFLSGVVGYLLLRSKFSRR; this is translated from the coding sequence ATGTACCGAGAAACATTACTTAGTTTTATCAGAAAAGAATCATCAGCAGGTATTATCCTCATCTTTACAACTATAGCAGCCCTTCTACTTCAAAATGGACCATTGTCCGGCTACTATACAGGCTTCTTACATACCCATGTCGAGATACGTTTTGGAGATCTTCAAATAGCCAAACCTCTATTATTGTGGGTAAATGACGGCTTGATGGCCATTTTCTTCTTCATGATAGGCCTTGAAGTCAAAAGGGAAGTCATGGAAGGACATCTCTCTTCCATAAGACAGGTAACTCTACCGGCAATTGCAGCTGTCGGGGGAATGATTGCTCCTGCCCTGGTCTTTCTTCTATTCAACTCGGGCAATGAATTTGCCATGAACGGCTGGGCGATACCTACAGCTACCGATATTGCATTTGCCTTGGGAATCCTTTCTTTACTCGGACCGCGTATACCTGTCTCACTGAAGATATTTCTCATGGCTCTGGCGATCATCGATGACCTTGGGGCCATTATCATTATCGCACTATTTTATACTACTGATCTTTCAACAATATCGATCATCATAGCAAGTATCGCCTTGGCAACATTGTTTGCATTCAACCGCTTAAACGTTGCAAAGCAATCACTTTATATCGTTGTAGGTATCGTTTTATGGGTATCCGTACTGAAATCAGGGGTACATGCGACATTGGCCGGTGTTGCACTGGCATTTATGATTCCGCTTGAATCAAAAAATGAAAATGGACAAACCTTTTCAATGCTCAAAAAGATGGAACATGGTCTTCACTACTGGGTAGCATTTTTTATCCTTCCTCTTTTTGCTTTTGTCAATGCCGGAGTAGACCTTAGAGGTATTTCACCTGAGCAGATCGCAGGACCTGTGCCGTTAGGTATCATGCTTGGACTTTTCATAGGAAAACAACTGGGTGTCTTTGGCTTCTCCTGGATAGCGATCAAATTGGGACTTGCTTCCCGTCCAACCGGAGCAACATGGAAACAGCTTTATGGGGTAGCTATCCTTACCGGAATAGGATTTACAATGAGTCTATTTGTTGATACCTTGGCATATAACGATACTGATCTCTATCGCTATGCGGATAAACTGGCTATCTTGCTCGGCTCTTTCCTCTCAGGCGTAGTCGGCTATCTTTTGTTAAGATCAAAGTTCAGCAGGAGATAA